The genomic segment GTAACCGGTAGCTTTAAAAACTGCCTGATCATGAGCAGAATATTCTACGGTGCAGATACACCTTTCACGCAGGTTATCAGCTTGCCTTTGGTAGCGCTGTCCACGGCGACTCGCTGGTTGATCTTCAAGACCTGCAAGGTTCCTGTGTTCCCACCGGAGATTGAAGCGGAATGCGTGGTGGAAGCCAACGATCCGAATGTCTGGCCGATACCGGAAACGAGCGGGCAGTTTGCCGCAGAAAACCCAGCGATCATGCAGCGCGCGGTCGAACGCGCAGAAAAGGCAGCTACGCAATGATCATCCTCCAGGCTACTGACATCTCTCGATATAACAGCGTTGCAACAATTCAGTTTGAAAGACGATTTCAATGATTAATTTTATTTTATTGGGCGACAAGGGCGATCACCCCGGCAGCGTTGTGATTACTGCTTCCGGTTGCATGTTCTTTGATGGTCGTGCGGTAGCGCGCAAGGGCGATCTGATCACCTGCCCGAAATGCAGCCTGCATCCGAATCCGATCATCGAAGGCGATGAGACCATGATGGATGGCGGTGTGCCGATAGCGCGGCATGGCCATCGCGCGGCCTGCGGTTGCCGTCTGATATCGAGCCTGGTGTGAGATGCCGGTAAAGCTCCCCATTGCCGATAACGCTGTTGAACGCCCGTCGCCACCCGACGGCGTCGTCTGGCTGCTTTTGTTCGTGCTGTTCATGTTGGGCGGCGGTGCCATCACTTTGTTGACCTGGCCAACCGGAGAGAGTACTGCTGTGCCTTTGTTTTGGCTGCGTCTGCTGGTTTTTCCGGCGATCGCCTGGTGCATTGCGTTGGGCGTACGCAAGACCGTCTACGACCGTATTGTGATGCGGCTGGACGCTGACGAAAAAGTGGCGCAAGACGTGCGTGCCGAGGCGATTGAATTTGGCAGTGAACCGCTGGCGGTGATTGGCGTGGCCTATCAGTGCGCTGCGGGCAGCGATAAAGGCGTGAGTGCTTCTGTCGCGCAAGGTGTGATAACGCTAAAGTCGCAAAAACCTTGGCTGCGTAAGGAAACGGTGCTGCATACCGCATTGGGTTTACGGGGAGACGAACTTGGCCGCAGCCGCTACCAGGTTTTGTTCGCCGACTTGCTGAAGTCATTACAGGCTGTCTTGCAGCAATTGCCGAACGGGATCCCGTTTGAGGTACAGCTGCTATTGCCCCAGGAAAGCTCTCATGAAGACTTGAAAGCCCTGTGGGACACGTCGTGGAAAGAGCTTGGTTTGCGTTCTGTACCGGTCAGCCTTCTTGCTGCCGACCAAAGCATGGCTGCGCTGGATGAATGGTTGGATGTCTATGGTGGTCAGACATTGCAGAAACTGGTGTTATTTGTTGCGGTACAACTGCACGAGGATCCACCGGCGCGCAGCGCAGAAGCAGGCGTCGCTTTGTTGCTGGGCTGGCCTTTGGTCGCCGCACGCAAGAAATTGCCGACACTGGCAATGCTGCACCGTCCCCTGGCAACCAGTCAGGCCGATCTGAAAGAGGATATTCCCGTCGCGCTGCTGTGGGGAAAAGCGGAGCTGGACGATATCAACGATATCTGGCAGACAGGTATGGGCAAGGAAGATAAGGCGGCGTTTGGCGAGGCGGCGTTCGGCATCAAGCTGGGAGTCGCCCGTAGCGAGGATTTCTCGGGTGTTCACGATGTCGACCGTGCTTTGGGCAATGCCGGTGCGGCGGCCGGCTGGCTGACTGTAGCACTGGCCATAGAACATGCCCAGCAAAGCAAACATCCGCAGATGATTATCTGCCGCCATGACAGTTTGGACCTGGCAGTAGTACAACCGATTGGCGAACAAGCGAAGAAGAGTGCATGAAGAATTTATTTGCAAAAATATCCGGCCATATGTTGTTAGTCGCAACACTGACGATAATCGGTCTGATCGCGGCGTATTACTGGGGTGCAAAATACGATCCAGTGACCTGGCATCGCATGACGCTGGTGTTGTTAATCTGCTCGGTGCTCACATGGTTCGGGCCATTAACCAGAGCTGCCATTGGCTGGCTCTCCAGCCATGCTCCCGGTCGCCAGCAATTCAAACGCGACCCGGCTGCTCGTGCCAGCACCGACAAAGTCGAGCTCACCGACCCGTTGTCGCAACGTATCCAGGACCTCAAGGACTATCTGAAGGAACAGCACGGCTGGCGTTGGCGTTATTGCGATCGCTGGTTGCTGCTGTGTGGCGACAACAGCGCCATTGACCTGTTGGCGCCGACGTTGCGCCATACTGGCTGGGCGATCACGCCCGATGCCGTGCTGCTCTATAGCGGTAAGGCCGCCGATGAAGACGACAAAGGCGCCGTGCCCGATGTTGCATGGCTCAAGCAAATTGCCCGTCTACGTCCGCGGCGGCCGGTGGATGCCATGGTGGTAGTAATAAGCAGTGGTAAAGGTGCATTGACGGCCGATAAAGATATGCTCGCTCGCAAGCTATACATTCAAAGCAGTGCGCTCGGCTGGGCTGCGCCCACCTATTTGCTGAATGCGACCGAGCTGGAACATGCGCAACCGCATGCACTGGAGGAGATCGGCTGCACCTGGTCGGTCCGTGGCGGCGATTTGCGGCCGCTGGACAACGGCCTGGGTATCTTGAGCAATCGCCTGGCCGAACGTGGCGTTGACCGTCTGGCGCAACAGCTGTCGCAGCCGGGCCTTGCGCAGCTGTCGCGACGGATTGCAGCACAGCGTACGGCGCTGCTGGACCTTGTCGCCTACATCAGTAACTCGCGCAAACGCAAGAACGCAGTGCATGGTTTGTTGTTTGCCCCCTTGTTCGACGCGCAGCAGACAGTCGCTGCCTCCGAAGTGACAAGTGGCAGCACCTATGGCTTGTCTTCACCGTGGCTATTGATTAACTGGAAAGCAATCGCTAGCCATAGCCGCCTGATCGGCGGCCGCCGGGTTGGTTTTTCACCTTCGGTCGTTGCGGCCTGGTGTGTCATGGCCTTACTGGGCCTGTGGTGCGCCGGCAGTATGATTGCGGCCGCCTCCAACCGCAGCACGATAGCCAATGCCGAGGAAACCGCCGACCGGCTGCAAAAAGTGCAAAAACCGATAGCGGCGGCACTGGATCTGGACGAATTGCAAAAGCAGATCGATACGCTTGAAATCCGCAAACAAGAGGGCGCTCCCTGGTACAGCCGTTTTGGCCTCAACCACGACGACTCGCTGTTAGCGGCTCTGTGGCCGCACTATCAGGCTGCCAGCAATCGCATCCTGACCGATCCGTTACGCCGGCAGCTCGAAGCCAATCT from the Collimonas arenae genome contains:
- a CDS encoding PAAR domain-containing protein codes for the protein MINFILLGDKGDHPGSVVITASGCMFFDGRAVARKGDLITCPKCSLHPNPIIEGDETMMDGGVPIARHGHRAACGCRLISSLV